In Cloacibacillus sp., the DNA window GATTGGCCGCCAGCACGGCGGGCTCCGCGAGAACTTCATCGTCCGCAAGATGTCGAACGGCATCGGTGTGGAAAGAATCTTCCCCGTCCACTGTCCCTCGATCGACAAGATCGAAGTGACGCGCAAGGGCCGCGTGCGCCGCGCGAAGCTCTACTATCTCCGTAAGCTCAGCGGTAAGGCCGCGCGTATTAAAGAGCGCAGAGACTTCCATTAAATCGGCGTTTA includes these proteins:
- the rplS gene encoding 50S ribosomal protein L19, with translation MQDPRIALVEKKFHKDADSIPEFRSGDTVKVHVKVKEGNRERIQVFEGVVIGRQHGGLRENFIVRKMSNGIGVERIFPVHCPSIDKIEVTRKGRVRRAKLYYLRKLSGKAARIKERRDFH